One stretch of Candidatus Margulisiibacteriota bacterium DNA includes these proteins:
- the coaE gene encoding dephospho-CoA kinase (Dephospho-CoA kinase (CoaE) performs the final step in coenzyme A biosynthesis.): MIITLTGRMGSGKNTVLSLLPVPSDYIVMDADLIGHELLTRDYVIQQILNSFPTAVEEGKINRKKLAELVFPNKVNVLNQIMHPYLIEEIHSYLRPGTIINSALPMELKLIGLSDVVVFVDSSDAIIKERLKDKFEVQDIEKRLESQNSRDWYLQIADIVIDNNGTLEELKLETDKKCKNLF, translated from the coding sequence ATGATAATTACGTTAACAGGAAGAATGGGTTCAGGAAAAAACACAGTACTTAGCTTACTTCCTGTTCCTAGCGATTACATTGTAATGGATGCCGATTTAATTGGGCATGAGTTACTGACTAGGGATTATGTTATTCAGCAAATATTAAATTCTTTTCCAACAGCAGTGGAAGAAGGGAAAATTAATCGCAAAAAGTTAGCGGAGCTTGTTTTTCCTAACAAGGTTAATGTGCTTAATCAGATAATGCATCCATATCTCATTGAGGAAATACATTCATATCTTCGCCCTGGGACGATTATTAATTCTGCTTTGCCTATGGAATTAAAGTTAATTGGATTAAGTGATGTAGTTGTTTTTGTTGATTCCTCCGATGCAATAATCAAAGAACGATTAAAGGATAAGTTCGAAGTCCAGGATATCGAGAAAAGGTTAGAGTCACAAAACTCTAGAGATTGGTATTTGCAAATAGCGGATATAGTGATTGATAACAATGGTACACTCGAGGAACTAAAGCTAGAAACAGACAAAAAATGCAAGAATTTATTTTAG
- a CDS encoding LOG family protein: protein MEQLPDTQLLANDIDILLKKHNIEDAEHYLVLKEFLLCTLLYHWEDPLIADLIPLKEGIEEIRKAMNMFKRYRYDLKISVFGSARTPQDHPLYHLTMDFSNKAALKGYKIITGAGPGIMEAGNLGAGADNSFGLGLKLPYENENEIFKERPDHITIFNNFYSRKHTFYREADAVVVLPGGYGTMDEVYQGLTTLQTGKKRITPFILLDEPNGVFWTEFDEWIERNMQKGYISALDRSMYNICTSADETLKRIDDFYKVFHSYLTLNESELFFQLKKKLSPAEEKILNKIAFDNDLTEMTYVRERYYPETTLYVYQSSLKKLRDFVKIKLFIEQINQSL, encoded by the coding sequence ATGGAACAATTGCCTGACACCCAGTTACTCGCTAACGATATAGACATTCTTCTTAAGAAGCACAACATTGAAGATGCAGAACATTATTTAGTCTTAAAGGAGTTTTTGCTTTGTACGCTTCTATATCATTGGGAAGACCCTTTAATTGCTGACCTAATTCCTCTTAAAGAAGGTATAGAAGAAATCAGAAAAGCAATGAATATGTTTAAGAGATACCGATATGACCTTAAAATATCTGTCTTTGGTTCAGCCAGAACACCTCAAGATCATCCTCTCTATCATTTAACAATGGATTTTTCTAATAAAGCAGCCTTAAAAGGCTACAAAATTATCACTGGCGCTGGACCAGGAATAATGGAGGCAGGCAATCTAGGTGCTGGTGCCGATAATAGTTTTGGTCTAGGCTTGAAACTACCTTATGAGAATGAAAACGAGATTTTCAAAGAACGCCCCGACCATATAACTATTTTTAATAATTTTTATTCCCGCAAACACACTTTTTACCGAGAAGCTGATGCAGTTGTTGTTTTGCCTGGAGGATACGGAACCATGGATGAAGTTTACCAAGGCTTAACCACTTTGCAGACAGGAAAGAAAAGGATTACTCCCTTTATTTTGTTGGATGAGCCAAACGGAGTTTTTTGGACAGAGTTTGATGAATGGATTGAGCGAAATATGCAAAAAGGCTATATCTCGGCTTTAGATAGGTCAATGTATAACATTTGTACTAGTGCTGATGAAACGCTCAAAAGAATAGACGATTTTTACAAGGTTTTTCATTCCTATTTAACCTTAAACGAGAGTGAGCTTTTTTTTCAGCTCAAGAAAAAGCTGAGTCCAGCAGAAGAAAAAATACTAAACAAAATAGCTTTTGATAATGATTTGACGGAAATGACATATGTTCGTGAAAGGTATTATCCTGAAACAACTTTATATGTTTATCAATCGTCTTTGAAAAAATTACGAGATTTTGTCAAAATTAAACTTTTCATTGAGCAAATTAATCAAAGTTTATAG